In Caldilineales bacterium, a genomic segment contains:
- the gcvH gene encoding glycine cleavage system protein GcvH, with protein sequence MSFSYDPEARYAPSHEWARLEGDLVVVGVSDFAQDSLSDVVFVDLPALGATVGAGKQAAVVESVKAAEDVYSPISGEVVAVNESLGDRPEQVNSNPYSAWFFKVRPSALSELDSLMDAAAYEAHVASQEH encoded by the coding sequence ATGTCTTTCTCTTACGATCCCGAGGCGCGCTATGCGCCCTCACACGAATGGGCTCGACTCGAAGGCGATCTGGTGGTCGTCGGCGTCAGTGATTTCGCCCAGGATTCGCTCTCGGATGTCGTCTTCGTCGATCTGCCGGCGCTTGGCGCCACGGTTGGGGCTGGCAAGCAGGCGGCCGTGGTGGAATCGGTCAAGGCGGCCGAGGATGTCTATAGCCCGATTTCGGGCGAGGTTGTGGCCGTGAACGAGAGCCTGGGCGACCGGCCCGAACAGGTCAACAGCAATCCCTACAGCGCCTGGTTCTTCAAGGTGCGGCCGTCGGCGCTGTCCGAGCTGGACTCGCTGATGGACGCCGCCGCTTACGAGGCCCATGTCGCCAGTCAGGAGCATTGA
- the gcvT gene encoding glycine cleavage system aminomethyltransferase GcvT, which produces MSDLQQTPLYERHIALGGRMVPFAGYELPVQYPTGPLVEHQAVRTAAGLFDIDHMGQFRLTGPDAEVFLQYVQPRDLGQMQVWDAEYSFLCYADGGFVDDIFIYRLPDEWFVVVNAANRAKDLFWLDTLAAGFDCDLIDVSDATCMVALQGPKAQTILQKLTDLPLAGVRFHASARAQVAGIETLIGATGYTGEYGYELFFPAEQAVAMWETLLEAGGAEGLLACGLAARDSLRFEACLPLYGHEITADLEPVGARLAWVCDWDKGSWVGREAVLRTRLEGARQVLVGLEMVDKGVPREHYPVASAGQVIGHVTTGMKSPTLDAFLALAYVPAAFSKLGTEVDVLIREQPKKARVVKRPFYTPAYRR; this is translated from the coding sequence ATGAGCGATCTCCAACAAACTCCCCTTTACGAACGCCATATCGCCCTGGGCGGGCGGATGGTGCCATTCGCCGGCTACGAGCTGCCGGTGCAATATCCCACCGGCCCGCTGGTCGAGCACCAGGCAGTGCGCACCGCCGCCGGGCTGTTCGACATCGACCACATGGGCCAGTTTCGCCTGACCGGGCCAGACGCCGAGGTGTTTCTGCAATATGTGCAGCCGCGTGACCTGGGCCAGATGCAGGTCTGGGACGCCGAGTACAGTTTCCTCTGCTATGCCGACGGCGGTTTTGTCGATGACATCTTCATCTATCGCCTGCCCGATGAATGGTTCGTCGTCGTCAACGCCGCCAATCGCGCCAAGGACCTCTTCTGGCTGGATACGCTGGCCGCCGGCTTCGACTGCGACCTCATCGATGTCTCGGATGCGACCTGCATGGTGGCGCTGCAAGGGCCGAAAGCGCAGACCATCCTGCAGAAGCTGACCGATCTGCCGCTGGCCGGGGTGCGTTTCCACGCCTCTGCCCGGGCGCAGGTGGCCGGGATCGAGACCTTGATCGGGGCCACCGGCTATACGGGCGAGTATGGCTACGAGCTTTTCTTCCCGGCCGAGCAGGCCGTGGCGATGTGGGAGACGCTGCTGGAGGCGGGCGGAGCGGAAGGGCTGTTGGCCTGCGGGCTGGCAGCGCGCGATTCGCTCCGTTTCGAGGCCTGTCTGCCGCTCTACGGCCACGAGATCACGGCCGATCTGGAGCCGGTGGGTGCGCGCCTGGCCTGGGTGTGCGATTGGGACAAAGGCTCCTGGGTGGGCCGCGAGGCGGTGCTGCGCACCCGGCTGGAGGGCGCCAGGCAGGTGCTGGTGGGGCTGGAGATGGTGGACAAGGGCGTGCCGCGCGAGCATTATCCCGTGGCCTCTGCCGGCCAGGTCATCGGCCACGTCACCACCGGCATGAAGTCCCCCACCCTCGATGCCTTTCTGGCCCTGGCTTACGTGCCGGCGGCGTTCAGCAAGCTGGGAACCGAGGTCGATGTGCTGATCCGCGAGCAGCCGAAGAAGGCGCGGGTGGTCAAACGTCCGTTCTACACGCCGGCCTACCGGAGGTAG